The Streptomyces sp. NBC_01268 genome window below encodes:
- a CDS encoding 2,3-dihydro-2,3-dihydroxybenzoate dehydrogenase, producing MSTVLSTGTEGISGRVAVVTGAGQGIGAAVARLLGVHGAQVALWDAAPEPVTDVAAELDAAGVKNTAMCVDVRDSAAVEAAAERVERELGPVELLVNVAGVLRTGAVLDLADEAWDEIFGVNVRGVFAVSRSVAGRMAGRGRGAVVTVASNAGGVPRVGMGAYAASKAASSMLTKCLGLELAGRGVRCNVVSPGSTDTPMLRDMWDAAGDGANAATVNGSLEAFRVGIPLGRVGTAEQVAQAVLFLLSDQASHITLQDLYVDGGAALG from the coding sequence ATGAGCACGGTGTTGTCCACCGGTACGGAGGGGATCAGCGGCCGCGTGGCCGTGGTGACGGGTGCGGGCCAGGGCATCGGCGCGGCCGTCGCCCGGCTGCTCGGCGTGCACGGCGCGCAGGTGGCGCTGTGGGACGCGGCGCCGGAGCCGGTGACCGACGTGGCCGCCGAACTCGACGCCGCCGGTGTCAAGAACACGGCCATGTGCGTGGACGTCCGCGACAGTGCCGCGGTCGAGGCGGCGGCGGAGCGGGTGGAGCGCGAGCTCGGCCCGGTGGAGCTCCTGGTGAACGTGGCCGGGGTGCTCCGTACCGGCGCCGTCCTCGATCTCGCCGACGAGGCGTGGGACGAGATCTTCGGCGTCAACGTGCGCGGGGTCTTCGCGGTCTCCCGCTCCGTCGCCGGCCGGATGGCCGGCCGGGGCAGGGGGGCGGTCGTGACCGTCGCCTCCAACGCGGGCGGCGTGCCGCGCGTGGGCATGGGCGCGTACGCCGCGTCCAAGGCGGCGTCCTCGATGCTCACCAAGTGCCTCGGGCTCGAACTCGCCGGCCGCGGGGTGCGCTGCAACGTGGTCTCCCCCGGCTCCACCGACACCCCGATGCTGCGGGACATGTGGGACGCGGCCGGCGACGGGGCGAACGCCGCCACGGTGAACGGCTCCCTGGAGGCGTTCCGGGTCGGGATACCGCTCGGGCGCGTCGGCACTGCCGAGCAGGTCGCGCAGGCCGTCCTGTTCCTGCTCTCCGACCAGGCCTCCCACATCACCCTGCAGGACCTGTACGTCGACGGCGGCGCGGCGCTCGGCTGA
- a CDS encoding isochorismatase family protein, giving the protein MAIPPIPPYPLPTESELPRNRVSWLPSADRAALLVHDMQRYFLAPFDRTAEPAGPLVAHVRLLLDTARALGIPVAYTAQPGDMDPRQRGLLADFWGPGMSSAPEDRELLPEIAPSGDDTVLTKWRYSAFHRTPLTELMRDRGRDQLIVVGVYAHIGCLATAYDAFAHDIQPFLVADALADFGPAEHRQALDQAADRCAAVLTTSQVVEAIGIPGTRDVA; this is encoded by the coding sequence ATGGCGATCCCGCCGATTCCGCCCTATCCGCTCCCGACCGAGAGCGAGCTGCCGCGGAACCGGGTGTCCTGGCTGCCGTCGGCCGACCGGGCGGCGCTGCTCGTCCACGACATGCAGCGCTACTTCCTGGCCCCGTTCGACCGCACGGCCGAGCCCGCGGGCCCGCTCGTGGCCCATGTGCGCCTGCTCCTGGACACGGCACGCGCGCTCGGCATCCCGGTCGCCTACACCGCCCAGCCCGGGGACATGGACCCGCGCCAGCGCGGACTGCTCGCCGACTTCTGGGGGCCGGGCATGAGCAGCGCACCGGAGGACCGGGAGCTGCTGCCGGAGATCGCGCCGTCCGGCGACGACACGGTGCTGACGAAGTGGCGCTACAGCGCCTTCCACCGCACCCCGCTCACGGAGCTGATGCGGGACCGGGGGCGGGACCAGCTGATCGTGGTCGGGGTCTACGCCCACATCGGCTGCCTGGCCACCGCGTACGACGCCTTCGCCCACGACATCCAGCCCTTCCTGGTCGCGGACGCCCTGGCGGACTTCGGCCCGGCGGAGCACCGGCAGGCGCTGGACCAGGCCGCGGACCGCTGCGCGGCCGTGCTGACCACCTCCCAGGTGGTCGAGGCGATCGGGATCCCAGGAACACGTGATGTGGCCTAG
- a CDS encoding cupin domain-containing protein, with product MTFISDITDGFTLGPGEGRPIGHQVNLKVGQETTPNLLAVECEFAPGFDVGAHSHSTHEEIFYVLEGEVEFFAFQPKVITSEPGSWTQWESKTGQKVTRATPGTVLYVPKGTPHGFRNPGDVKMRFLLVGTPAGHENYQQEIADLLASPPKDEEDLRRAVEEIRRRNHTEQLTPAVRAPSDM from the coding sequence ATGACCTTCATCAGCGACATCACCGACGGATTCACGCTGGGGCCCGGTGAGGGCCGGCCGATCGGCCACCAGGTGAACCTCAAGGTCGGACAGGAGACCACCCCGAACCTGCTGGCCGTCGAGTGCGAGTTCGCGCCGGGCTTCGACGTCGGCGCGCACAGCCACTCCACCCACGAGGAGATCTTCTACGTCCTCGAGGGCGAGGTGGAGTTCTTCGCCTTCCAGCCCAAGGTGATCACCTCCGAGCCCGGCTCGTGGACCCAGTGGGAGTCCAAGACCGGCCAGAAGGTGACCCGCGCGACGCCCGGCACCGTGCTGTACGTGCCGAAGGGCACCCCGCACGGCTTCCGCAACCCCGGCGACGTCAAGATGCGCTTCCTGCTGGTCGGCACGCCCGCCGGGCACGAGAACTACCAGCAGGAGATCGCCGACCTGCTCGCCTCGCCCCCGAAGGACGAGGAGGACCTGCGCCGCGCGGTCGAGGAGATCCGCCGCAGGAACCACACCGAGCAGCTGACGCCGGCGGTCCGGGCTCCCTCGGACATGTGA
- a CDS encoding 3-dehydroquinate synthase II, with product MKLTWIDVRSLKNAKKAVIEEAVHQRIDGVVSSSLSDLKGLPPTVKKVFLPQGKELPAEFGPADVVILSDRQGDAAELAKAHPTIEFGRFVEIVDAETLEHACEASREEKWALLLFRDPTKIPLEIVLAAAAKADGSIITVAQDVEEATIIFGVLEHGSDGVMMAPKTVGDATALKAAAEAQPAELQLTELEVVRTEHIGMGERACVDTCSHFREDEGILVGSHSKGMILCVSETHPLPYMPTRPFRVNAGAIMSYTISGENDRTNYLSELKAGSKVLAVDVKGQTRVVTVGRVKIESRPLISIDAVAPDGRSANLILQDDWHVRVLGPGGTVLNSTELKPGDKVLGYLPTADRHVGYAIDEFCIEK from the coding sequence GTGAAGCTCACCTGGATCGACGTCCGCTCGCTGAAGAACGCCAAGAAGGCCGTCATCGAAGAGGCCGTGCACCAGCGGATCGACGGTGTCGTCAGCTCCAGCCTGTCGGACCTCAAGGGCCTGCCGCCGACCGTGAAGAAGGTCTTCCTCCCGCAGGGGAAGGAACTCCCGGCGGAGTTCGGCCCGGCCGACGTGGTGATCCTGTCCGACCGTCAGGGCGACGCGGCCGAGCTGGCCAAGGCGCACCCGACGATCGAGTTCGGGCGTTTCGTGGAGATCGTCGACGCCGAGACGCTGGAGCACGCCTGCGAGGCCTCCCGCGAGGAGAAGTGGGCGCTCCTGCTCTTCCGCGACCCCACCAAGATCCCGCTGGAGATCGTGCTGGCCGCCGCTGCCAAGGCCGACGGCAGCATCATCACCGTCGCCCAGGACGTGGAGGAGGCCACCATCATCTTCGGCGTCCTGGAGCACGGCTCCGACGGCGTGATGATGGCCCCGAAGACGGTCGGCGACGCCACCGCGCTGAAGGCCGCCGCCGAGGCCCAGCCGGCGGAACTCCAGCTGACCGAGCTGGAGGTGGTGCGCACCGAGCACATCGGCATGGGCGAGCGTGCCTGCGTCGACACCTGCTCGCACTTCCGCGAGGACGAGGGCATCCTGGTCGGTTCGCACTCCAAGGGCATGATCCTGTGCGTCAGCGAGACGCACCCGCTGCCCTACATGCCGACCCGCCCGTTCCGTGTCAACGCCGGCGCGATCATGTCGTACACGATCTCCGGCGAGAACGACCGCACCAACTACCTGAGCGAGCTGAAGGCCGGCAGCAAGGTCCTTGCCGTCGACGTCAAGGGCCAGACCCGGGTGGTCACGGTCGGCCGGGTGAAGATCGAGTCCCGTCCGCTGATCTCGATCGACGCGGTCGCCCCCGACGGGCGGAGCGCCAACCTGATCCTCCAGGACGACTGGCACGTCCGGGTCCTCGGCCCCGGCGGCACGGTGCTCAACAGCACCGAGCTGAAGCCCGGCGACAAGGTGCTCGGCTACCTGCCGACCGCCGACCGGCACGTCGGCTACGCGATCGACGAGTTCTGCATCGAGAAGTAG
- a CDS encoding FAD-dependent monooxygenase, with product MAEVPPRIAIVGAGIAGVALAVALSKRGLTCDVFERTRHLREIGAGIQISPNGSRLLLALGIGRSLDRTGVRPESIDVRNWADGGTLARTVLGEACTDMYGAPYLALHRAGLHSALVEQLPESALHLGMECVEIDELDDEVVLRFADGFEFRADVVIGADGIRSTVRGRTVGDEPRFSGQSIYRAVVPASAWPAARERPHVSIWMGPGQHCVAYPISGGNSVSIAATAPAGDWRRESWSAEGSPQELLDAYAGWAPELVSLLSAASSVTRWALYDRDPVAQWSTDRVTLIGDAAHPMLPFGAQGAALGLEDALALAVCLKDATAKTVPDALRRYEGLRRPRAEQVHRFIRENERNHHVEDGDRQRERDAALDTDFGLRQRAWLFGYDAVAEAAEATVQE from the coding sequence ATGGCGGAGGTACCCCCAAGAATCGCCATTGTCGGCGCTGGTATCGCCGGGGTCGCGCTCGCGGTGGCCCTGTCCAAGCGTGGTCTCACCTGCGACGTGTTCGAGCGCACCCGGCACCTGCGTGAGATCGGCGCCGGGATCCAGATCTCGCCCAACGGTTCGCGGCTGCTGCTGGCCCTCGGCATCGGCCGCAGCCTGGACCGCACCGGCGTACGGCCGGAGTCGATCGACGTCCGCAACTGGGCCGACGGCGGAACGCTGGCCCGGACCGTCCTCGGCGAGGCCTGTACGGACATGTACGGGGCGCCCTACCTGGCCCTGCACCGGGCCGGGCTGCACAGCGCCCTGGTGGAACAGCTCCCGGAGTCCGCGCTGCACCTGGGCATGGAGTGCGTGGAGATCGACGAGCTCGACGACGAGGTGGTGCTGCGGTTCGCCGACGGCTTCGAGTTCCGGGCGGATGTCGTCATCGGTGCCGACGGCATCCGCTCGACCGTCCGCGGGCGGACCGTCGGCGACGAGCCGCGGTTCTCCGGGCAGTCCATCTACCGGGCCGTCGTCCCGGCGTCGGCCTGGCCGGCGGCGCGGGAACGGCCGCACGTCTCCATCTGGATGGGGCCCGGCCAGCACTGCGTGGCCTACCCGATCTCGGGCGGGAACTCGGTCAGCATCGCCGCGACCGCCCCGGCGGGCGACTGGCGGCGCGAGTCCTGGTCGGCCGAGGGCTCCCCGCAGGAGCTGCTCGACGCCTACGCGGGCTGGGCGCCGGAGCTGGTGTCGCTGCTGTCCGCGGCGTCGAGCGTGACGCGCTGGGCGCTGTACGACCGCGATCCGGTGGCGCAGTGGAGCACCGACCGGGTGACCCTGATCGGCGACGCCGCGCACCCGATGCTGCCCTTCGGGGCGCAGGGTGCCGCGCTGGGCCTGGAGGACGCGCTGGCCCTGGCCGTGTGCCTCAAGGACGCGACCGCCAAGACGGTGCCCGACGCGCTGCGCCGCTACGAGGGGCTGCGCAGGCCGCGCGCCGAGCAGGTCCACCGCTTCATCCGGGAGAACGAACGCAATCACCACGTGGAGGACGGCGACCGGCAACGCGAGCGGGACGCCGCCCTGGACACGGACTTCGGGCTGCGCCAACGGGCCTGGCTGTTCGGGTACGACGCCGTCGCCGAGGCGGCCGAGGCCACCGTTCAGGAGTAA
- a CDS encoding amidohydrolase family protein yields MERQPVFDFHARLPGAPGALDRLLSVMDGSGIGRAGVAAGGVVDLDVLARQLIEGGHVTSDPDNAGVRDAARASGGRLTPFWFGNPHGGTADYRAHGAQFAALELSPAVHGVPLDDPRTATFLDLAAEFGHPVYVVCIDRAGCRVSDLAAQAAKRPETVFVLGHLGIGLIDTYGIGLVEPVPNVVVETSGAFGFTVRVAIERLGAERVLFSAEHPLQHPSVELAKYQALGLPQPLLHQVLWQNAHRILGLESP; encoded by the coding sequence ATGGAGCGGCAGCCCGTATTCGACTTCCACGCCAGGCTGCCCGGTGCCCCCGGCGCACTCGACCGTCTGCTGTCCGTGATGGACGGCAGCGGCATCGGGCGCGCCGGGGTCGCGGCGGGCGGTGTGGTCGATCTGGACGTCCTCGCCCGCCAGTTGATCGAGGGCGGGCACGTGACCTCGGACCCGGACAACGCCGGTGTACGGGACGCCGCGCGGGCCTCGGGCGGCCGGCTGACGCCGTTCTGGTTCGGCAACCCGCACGGCGGGACCGCCGACTACCGGGCGCACGGCGCGCAGTTCGCCGCCCTGGAGCTCTCCCCGGCGGTGCACGGCGTCCCCCTGGACGATCCGCGCACCGCCACCTTCCTCGATCTCGCCGCGGAGTTCGGGCATCCCGTCTACGTGGTGTGCATCGACCGGGCGGGCTGCCGGGTGTCGGACCTCGCCGCGCAGGCGGCGAAGCGCCCGGAGACCGTGTTCGTGCTCGGCCATCTCGGCATCGGACTGATCGACACCTACGGGATCGGTCTGGTGGAGCCCGTCCCGAACGTGGTCGTGGAGACGTCCGGGGCGTTCGGCTTCACCGTCCGGGTCGCGATCGAGCGGCTCGGGGCCGAGCGGGTGCTCTTCTCCGCCGAGCACCCGCTCCAGCATCCCTCGGTGGAGCTGGCCAAGTACCAGGCCCTCGGGCTTCCGCAACCGCTGCTGCACCAGGTGCTGTGGCAGAACGCCCACCGGATTCTCGGACTGGAGTCACCATGA
- a CDS encoding FAD-dependent monooxygenase has product MGVQELRSRTGDEARVLVAGAGPAGAILSLELAGHGVRSRVVDRAAAPPLFPKMDYINARSMELLRRLGLADRIREGAVPAGFDADFVFLTGLDEPPVAVWRQPSPRAQAERYAAAADGTGAAEPYLRITGSLLEDVLRQALRDHPLVDFEESVEVTALAQDADGVTVTLADRGEGPAGPDRELRVEYLVGCDGGGSAVRRALGVDQPVSGPSSSRCSVYFRSSDPLLRRHGRAFITTSARGITLVSRDEGELWTASFQIPDGTRFEGDPVAAMCEKLGEEFTVDEVLTVSHWTGTLAVTDRYREGRVFLAGDSAHQFYPFGGHGANTGIADAVDIGWKLAARLGGWGGEALLDSYEDERRPVALFNKEMSSNLLEVWRRFGQLARDGASREQLAGFLERESYQVDNSGIHFGHRYHRSRVIAAEPGPAPRWEWTGITPQAWPGGRVPALRLADGTELFDRFGPGLTLVDLSGTGAGAPLAKRAAEQGVPLEHVTFDGAEAAAIRTVWGADLVLVRPDQHAAWRGDRLPEDGSALLDLVLGRAKAVGA; this is encoded by the coding sequence GTGGGTGTGCAAGAGCTGCGGAGCCGCACGGGGGACGAGGCGCGCGTGCTGGTGGCCGGCGCAGGACCGGCGGGCGCGATCCTCTCGCTGGAACTGGCCGGGCATGGCGTACGGAGCAGGGTGGTCGACCGGGCCGCCGCTCCGCCGCTGTTCCCCAAGATGGACTACATCAACGCCCGCAGCATGGAGCTGCTGCGCCGGCTCGGTCTCGCCGACCGGATACGGGAAGGTGCGGTGCCCGCCGGATTCGACGCGGACTTCGTCTTCCTGACGGGCCTGGACGAGCCGCCGGTGGCGGTCTGGCGCCAGCCGTCCCCGCGGGCCCAGGCCGAGCGGTACGCGGCCGCCGCGGACGGAACCGGGGCGGCCGAACCCTATCTGCGGATCACGGGCTCGCTCCTGGAGGACGTGCTCCGGCAGGCGCTGCGGGACCACCCGCTGGTGGACTTCGAGGAGAGCGTCGAGGTCACCGCCCTGGCGCAGGACGCGGACGGCGTCACCGTCACCCTCGCCGACCGCGGCGAGGGCCCGGCCGGCCCGGACCGCGAACTCCGGGTGGAGTACCTGGTCGGCTGCGACGGCGGGGGCAGCGCGGTGCGCCGCGCGCTCGGCGTCGACCAGCCCGTCAGCGGCCCCTCCAGCAGCCGCTGTTCGGTCTACTTCCGCAGCTCCGACCCGCTGCTCCGGCGCCATGGACGCGCCTTCATCACCACCAGCGCACGGGGCATCACCCTGGTCTCCCGGGACGAGGGCGAACTGTGGACCGCCTCGTTCCAGATACCCGACGGCACCCGCTTCGAGGGCGACCCGGTCGCCGCGATGTGCGAGAAGCTGGGCGAGGAGTTCACCGTGGACGAGGTGCTCACGGTCAGCCACTGGACCGGCACCCTCGCCGTCACCGACCGCTACCGCGAGGGCCGGGTCTTCCTGGCCGGCGACTCGGCCCACCAGTTCTACCCCTTCGGCGGGCACGGGGCGAACACCGGCATCGCGGACGCCGTGGACATCGGCTGGAAGCTGGCCGCCCGCCTCGGCGGTTGGGGCGGTGAGGCGCTCCTCGACAGCTACGAGGACGAGCGGCGCCCGGTCGCCCTGTTCAACAAGGAGATGTCCAGCAACCTCCTGGAGGTCTGGCGGCGCTTCGGGCAGCTCGCCCGCGACGGCGCCTCCCGCGAGCAGCTGGCCGGTTTCCTGGAGCGCGAGTCGTACCAGGTCGACAACTCCGGCATCCACTTCGGACACCGCTACCACCGGTCCCGGGTCATCGCCGCCGAGCCGGGCCCCGCCCCGCGCTGGGAGTGGACGGGCATCACCCCCCAGGCGTGGCCCGGCGGCCGGGTGCCCGCGCTGCGACTCGCCGACGGGACCGAGCTCTTCGACCGCTTCGGCCCCGGCCTCACCCTCGTCGACCTCTCCGGCACGGGCGCCGGCGCCCCGCTCGCCAAGCGCGCCGCCGAGCAGGGGGTTCCGCTGGAGCACGTGACCTTCGACGGGGCCGAAGCCGCCGCGATCCGTACGGTGTGGGGCGCCGACCTGGTCCTCGTACGGCCCGACCAGCACGCCGCCTGGCGCGGTGACCGTCTCCCGGAGGACGGCTCGGCGCTGCTGGACCTCGTGCTGGGCCGCGCGAAGGCGGTCGGGGCATGA
- a CDS encoding aspartate kinase — protein sequence MGVLVQKYGGSSLASTERLDAVAARIAETHRRGASTVVVVSARGGVTDDLLAQAAAAGGSDLGTEHLRETDQLLATGECASAALLALTLLRLGVPAVSLTGAQAGIAVVGKPGSAIVDRIDTTRINEHLDQGSVTVVTGFQGHNTHGDTVTLGRGGSDTSAVAVAAALKAQRCEIYTDVDGVYSADPTHVPDARKLPFVHASMMAEMAFAGAKVLHPRAVELAALHGVELHVRTSLGTQEGTVVGQGEEEGGEMTSLETGGAVVAVTSDPDVARVLVHARGRSDLAAEVLSILARHAVPMDLVARSGPHEEEFRMGFTIRRSHVPEVGPALDKAVAVHGGEVRVDSDVAKVSLIGMGLLNRPEYVARMTAALAAAGIATSWVSSSQLRASVTVPADRRVQALCLLHKEFDLSGAGTEQTVAL from the coding sequence ATGGGCGTGCTGGTTCAGAAATACGGTGGCAGCTCCTTGGCCAGCACGGAGCGCCTCGACGCGGTGGCCGCGAGAATCGCCGAGACACACCGCCGCGGAGCGTCGACGGTCGTCGTCGTGTCCGCCAGGGGCGGCGTCACCGACGACCTCCTCGCGCAGGCGGCCGCCGCCGGCGGCTCCGACCTCGGTACGGAGCACCTGCGCGAGACCGATCAGCTCCTCGCGACCGGGGAGTGCGCCTCGGCGGCGCTGCTGGCGCTGACCCTGCTGCGCCTGGGGGTGCCCGCGGTCTCGCTGACCGGGGCCCAGGCGGGCATCGCGGTGGTCGGGAAGCCGGGCTCCGCCATCGTCGACCGGATCGACACCACCCGGATCAACGAGCACCTGGACCAGGGCAGCGTCACCGTGGTCACGGGCTTCCAGGGCCACAACACGCACGGGGACACCGTGACGCTCGGCCGGGGCGGTTCGGACACCAGCGCCGTCGCCGTGGCGGCCGCCCTGAAGGCGCAGCGCTGCGAGATCTACACCGATGTCGACGGGGTCTACAGCGCGGACCCCACGCATGTCCCCGACGCCCGCAAACTCCCGTTCGTCCACGCCTCGATGATGGCGGAGATGGCGTTCGCGGGGGCGAAGGTCCTCCACCCACGGGCGGTGGAGCTCGCCGCGCTGCACGGGGTCGAGCTGCACGTCCGTACCTCGCTCGGAACTCAGGAGGGAACCGTTGTCGGACAAGGAGAGGAAGAGGGGGGCGAGATGACCTCGCTGGAAACGGGGGGCGCGGTCGTCGCCGTCACGTCGGACCCCGATGTGGCAAGGGTCCTGGTGCACGCCCGGGGACGCAGCGATCTGGCGGCCGAGGTGCTGTCGATCCTCGCCCGGCACGCCGTGCCGATGGATCTGGTGGCCCGTTCGGGTCCCCACGAGGAAGAGTTCCGGATGGGGTTCACCATCCGCAGGAGCCACGTGCCCGAGGTCGGGCCCGCGCTGGACAAGGCGGTCGCCGTGCACGGCGGCGAGGTCCGGGTGGACTCGGACGTGGCGAAGGTGTCGCTGATCGGCATGGGGCTGCTCAACCGGCCCGAGTACGTGGCCCGGATGACCGCGGCGCTCGCCGCCGCCGGCATCGCGACGAGCTGGGTGTCCTCCTCCCAGTTACGCGCCTCGGTCACCGTGCCAGCGGACCGTCGCGTGCAGGCGCTGTGCCTGCTGCACAAGGAGTTCGACCTGTCCGGAGCCGGTACCGAGCAGACCGTGGCGCTCTGA
- a CDS encoding phenylacetate--CoA ligase family protein, which produces MSRQFSERLPQLGDWRDQEQLRKMQDEQLRETLAWARNSPFYQRRFGGGPAPASRADFEGLPLTGKQDLRDAYPFGMLAVPKGELATYHESSGTAGSPTPSYYTERDWTDLAERYARKWVGIGPDDTFLVRTPYALMITGHLAQAAARLKGATVVPGDNRSLAMPYSRVLRVLHDLEVSLTWSMPTEILLWAAAARAAGLVPDRDFPALRAVFVGGEPLSPARRARISEIWGVPVVEEYGSTETGSLAGECPEGHLHLWADRAVFEVYDPETGTLSAEGAGQLVVTPLYRQAMPLLRYNLEDNVEVSDEPCPCGWQLPTVRVLGRSSFGHRVGSATVTQARLEELVFGLPVEHGVMFWRARARADLLELEIEVAPEHREAARTALAAAIEAEYGPVAARIDGVPPGSLVPLEALTGVHDVVKPRSLFGPDEDWSKALLYY; this is translated from the coding sequence ATGAGCCGGCAGTTCTCGGAGCGCCTCCCCCAACTGGGCGACTGGCGTGATCAGGAGCAGCTCCGCAAGATGCAGGACGAGCAGCTGCGCGAGACGCTCGCCTGGGCGCGGAACTCTCCGTTCTACCAACGCCGTTTCGGTGGTGGGCCCGCGCCCGCGTCGCGCGCCGACTTCGAGGGTCTGCCCCTGACGGGCAAGCAGGACCTGAGGGACGCCTATCCGTTCGGCATGCTGGCCGTGCCGAAGGGTGAACTGGCCACCTACCACGAGTCCAGCGGCACGGCGGGCAGCCCGACCCCCTCGTACTACACCGAGCGGGACTGGACCGACCTGGCCGAGCGCTACGCCCGCAAGTGGGTCGGCATCGGGCCGGACGACACGTTCCTGGTCCGCACCCCGTACGCGCTGATGATCACCGGTCATCTGGCGCAGGCGGCGGCGCGGCTCAAGGGCGCGACGGTCGTCCCCGGCGACAACCGTTCGCTGGCGATGCCGTACTCGCGCGTGCTGCGGGTGCTGCACGACCTGGAGGTCAGCCTGACCTGGTCGATGCCCACCGAGATCCTGCTGTGGGCGGCGGCCGCGCGGGCCGCCGGGCTGGTCCCGGACCGCGACTTCCCGGCCCTGCGCGCGGTGTTCGTCGGCGGGGAGCCGCTCAGCCCGGCGCGCCGCGCCCGGATCAGCGAGATCTGGGGCGTCCCCGTGGTCGAGGAGTACGGCTCCACCGAGACCGGCAGCCTGGCCGGCGAATGCCCGGAGGGGCACCTGCACCTGTGGGCGGACCGGGCGGTCTTCGAGGTGTACGACCCCGAGACCGGCACGCTGTCCGCCGAGGGCGCCGGGCAGCTGGTGGTCACCCCCCTGTACCGCCAGGCCATGCCGCTGCTGCGGTACAACCTGGAGGACAACGTCGAGGTCTCGGACGAGCCCTGCCCGTGCGGCTGGCAGCTGCCGACGGTGCGGGTCCTCGGGCGTTCCTCGTTCGGGCACCGGGTCGGCTCCGCGACCGTCACCCAGGCACGCCTGGAGGAGCTGGTCTTCGGGCTGCCGGTCGAGCACGGCGTCATGTTCTGGCGGGCCCGTGCCCGCGCCGATCTGCTGGAGCTGGAGATCGAGGTGGCCCCCGAGCACCGGGAGGCCGCCCGCACCGCGCTGGCGGCGGCGATCGAGGCGGAGTACGGGCCGGTCGCCGCGCGGATCGACGGGGTGCCGCCCGGCTCACTGGTGCCGCTGGAGGCCCTCACGGGCGTCCACGACGTGGTGAAGCCGCGCAGCCTCTTCGGGCCGGACGAGGACTGGAGCAAGGCGCTCCTCTACTACTGA
- a CDS encoding 2-amino-3,7-dideoxy-D-threo-hept-6-ulosonate synthase — MSVNYSARSLRLRRLFRHRDQRLMVVPLDHSIADGPLTARGGLDALVGQLVGNGVDAVVLHKGSLRHVRTDRFTGMSLIMHLSASTAHAPDPDAKYLVTGVEEALRQGADAVSVHVNLGSQDERQQIADLGAVADVCDRWNVPLLAMMYPRGPKISNPRDPELVVHTATLAADLGADIVKTLYTGSPDEMADIVEACPIPVIVAGGVRVDAEDQVLDFVGDAIRGGAAGVAMGRNVFQAPDPGAMARKISQIVHSTSEGPGAHSARREAFVSGAL; from the coding sequence GTGTCAGTCAACTATTCCGCGCGCAGTCTGCGCTTGCGGCGTCTGTTCCGTCACCGCGACCAGAGACTCATGGTCGTGCCGCTGGACCACTCGATCGCGGACGGCCCGCTCACCGCCCGGGGCGGACTCGACGCCCTGGTCGGGCAGCTGGTCGGCAACGGGGTGGACGCGGTGGTCCTGCACAAGGGCAGCCTGCGCCATGTGCGGACGGACCGGTTCACCGGGATGTCGCTGATCATGCACCTGAGCGCGAGCACCGCCCACGCTCCGGACCCGGACGCCAAGTACCTCGTCACCGGGGTCGAGGAGGCCCTGCGGCAGGGCGCGGACGCGGTCAGCGTCCACGTCAACCTCGGCTCGCAGGACGAGCGGCAGCAGATCGCCGACCTCGGCGCGGTGGCGGACGTGTGCGACCGCTGGAACGTGCCGCTGCTCGCCATGATGTACCCGCGCGGCCCCAAGATCAGCAATCCGCGCGACCCCGAGCTGGTCGTGCACACCGCGACGCTCGCCGCCGACCTGGGCGCCGACATCGTCAAGACCCTCTACACCGGCTCTCCCGACGAGATGGCGGACATCGTCGAGGCGTGCCCCATCCCCGTGATCGTGGCCGGCGGCGTCCGGGTGGACGCCGAGGACCAGGTCCTGGACTTCGTGGGCGACGCGATCCGCGGCGGTGCCGCCGGGGTCGCCATGGGCCGCAACGTCTTCCAGGCGCCCGATCCCGGGGCGATGGCCCGCAAGATCTCGCAGATCGTGCACAGCACGAGCGAGGGCCCGGGCGCGCACTCCGCCCGCCGGGAGGCCTTCGTCTCCGGAGCCCTCTAG